The following nucleotide sequence is from Burkholderia gladioli.
GCCCGATGCGGCGCTGGCCCGCGAGATCTTCCGCTTCTCGCGCGAGAAGCTGGCGCCCTACAAGCGGATCCGCCGGCTGCAGTTCGCCGAGCTGCCCAAGACCATTTCCGGCAAGATCCGCCGCGTCGAGCTGCGCCGCCGCGAGCTGGAGCGCGATGCCGATCCCTCGCTGCGCATGCCCGACGAATACTGGGAGGAGGATTTCCCCAATGAGTGAAGCGGGGCCGGCCGGCCCACGAGGATTGCCGATCGCCGTCGCGCGCGCCGTATAGAACGGCGCGCGTGCGTCATTCACCGGCCGCCGCGCGTTTCGCGCGACGGCCTTCAAGGAGAGCCGAACCATGAACGCAACGCCGATGCCCCGCGCGGGGCAGTCCCTGCCGACGGTCAAGCTGCTGATCGACGGCGAATTCGTCGAGTCGGACACTCGCGAGTGGCGCGAGATCGTCAATCCGGCCACCCAGGAGGTGCTGGCGCGCGTGCCCTTCGCGACCGTCGCCGAGGTGGACGCCGCCGTGCGCGCCGCGCATGCCGCGTTCGCGCAATGGAAGAGCACGCCGATCGGCGCGCGCATGCGCATCATGCTGAAGTACCAGGACCTGATCCGCGCCAACCAGCAGCGCATCGCCAGGACGCTGACGGCCGAGCAGGGCAAGACCCTGCCTGATGCCGAGGGCGACATCTTCCGCGGCCTCGAGGTGGTCGAGCATGCCTGCTCGATCGGCTCGCTGCAGCTCGGCGAGTTCGCCGAGAACGTGGCCGGCAGCGTCGACACCTACACGCTGCGCCAGCCGCTGGGCGTGTGCGCCGGCATCACGCCGTTCAACTTCCCGGCCATGATCCCGCTGTGGATGTTCCCGATGGCCCTGGTCTGCGGCAACACCTTCGTGCTGAAGCCTTCCGAGCAGGACCCGCTGTCGACCATGGAACTGGTCGAGCTGGCGATCGAGGCGGGCGTGCCCAAGGGCGTGCTCAACGTGGTGCACGGCGGCAAGGAAGTGGTCGACGCGATCTGCACGCACGAGCTGGTGAAGGCGGTGTCCTTCGTCGGCTCGACGGCGGTCGGCACCCACGTCTACCGGCTCGCCGGCGAGCACGGCAAGCGCGTGCAGTCGATGATGGGCGCCAAGAACCACGCGGTGGTGCTGCCCGACGCGAACCGCGAGCAGACCCTCAACGCGCTGGCGGGCGCCGCCTTCGGCGCGGCCGGCCAGCGCTGCATGGCCACCTCGGTGGCGGTGCTGGTGGGCGCCGCGCGCGACTGGCTGCCGGACCTGGTGGCGCGTGCGAAGACGCTCAAGGTCAATGCCGGCGTCGAGCCCGGCACCGACGTCGGCCCGCTGGTGTCGAAGGCGGCCAAGGCACGCGTGCTGTCGCTGATCGAGGAGGGCGTGGCCGCCGGCGCGACGCTCGCGCTCGACGGCCGCGGCGTGACGGTGCCCGGCTACGAGGACGGCAACTTCGTCGGGCCCACGGTGTTCACCGACGTGAAGACCGACATGAGCATCTATACCAAGGAGATCTTCGGGCCGGTGCTGGTGGTGCTGAGCGCCGACACGCTCGACGAGGCCATCGCCCTGGTCAACGCCAATCCGTTCGGCAACGGCGTGGGCCTGTTCACGCAGAGCGGGGCGGCGGCGCGCAAGTTCCAGAGCGAGATCGACATCGGCCAGGTCGGCATCAACATCCCGATCCCGGTACCGGTGCCGTACTTCAGCTTCACCGGCTCGCGCGGCTCCAAGCTCGGCGACCTCGGCCCCTACGGCAAGCAGGTGGTGCAGTTCTACACGCAGACCAAGACCGTCACCGCGCGCTGGTTCGACGACGACGCCACGGCCGGCGCGGTCAACACCACCATCCGGCTCGGCTGAGACGGGACAAGACAGCGATAGCTACATCGGGAGACACGTCATGAAGATCGGATTCATCGGCCTCGGCCACATGGGCGCGCCGATGGCGCTCAATCTCGTCAAGGCCGGCCACGAGGTGCGGGCCTTCGACCTCAGCGAGGACGCGCTGCGGCTGGTGGCCGACGGCGGCGCGACGCTGGCGGGTTCGGCGCGCGAGGCGGCCGAGGGCGCCGAGTTCGTGATCACCATGCTGCCGGCCGCGGTCCACGTGCGCCGCGCGCTGACGGACGAGAACGGCGTGCTGGCCGGGCTCGCGCCGGGTGCCACGGTGATCGACTCGAGCACCATCGACCCGGCCAGCGCGCAGGCCTTCGGCGAGCTGGTGCGCGAGCGCGGCGGCGCCTTCGTCGACGCGCCCGTGTCGGGCGGTACCGGCGGCGCCGCGGCCGGCACGCTGACCTTCATGGTCGGCGGCAGCGTGACCGAATTCGAGCGCGTCACGCCGGTGCTGACCGGCATGGGCCGCAACGTGGTGCATTGCGGGCCGACCGGGATGGGGCAGGTGGCCAAGGTCTGCAACAACCTGGTGCTCGGCATCTCGATGGCCGGCGTGGCCGAGGCGATGTCGCTGGGCGTGGCGCTCGGCATCGACCCGAAGGTGCTGGGCGGCATCCTCAATACCTCGACCGGCCGCTGCTGGAGCGCGGACACCTACAACCCCTACCCGGGCGTGATCGAGACCGCGCCGTCCTCGCGCGGCTACACCGGCGGCTTCGGCACCGACCTGATGTTGAAGGACCTGGGCCTGGCCAACGACGCCGCGAAGCAGGTGCGCCAGCCCGTCTACCTCGGCGCGCTCGCGCAGCAGCTCTACCAGACCGTGAGCAGCCGCGGCGACGGCCGGCTCGATTTCTCGGCGGTGATCCGCCTCTACCAGATGCCCGCTTCCAAGGATTCCCGATGATCGAACTCACTGAAATCGACGGCGGTGCGATCGCGTTGCTGACGCTGTCGCGGCCGCCCGCCAACGCCTTCACGGCCGAGGGCCTGGCCGAACTGGAGCGCAGCGTGGCGCGGCTCGAGGCGACGCCCGCGCTGCGCGCGCTGGTGATCACCGGCGCCGGCCCGAAGTTCTTCTGCGGCGGCGCCGACCTTGACACCTTCGCCGGCGGCGACCACGCCGTGGCGCGCGCCATGGCCGCGCGTTTCGGTGCCGCCTTCGCGAAGCTGCAGGCCGCGCGTTTCGTGACGATCGCCGCGATCAACGGTTATGCGATGGGCGGCGGCCTGGAGTGCGCGCTGGCCTGCGATATGCGGATCGCCGAGCGGCATGCGCAGATGGCGCTGCCCGAGCCGGCGGTCGGCCTGCTGCCCTGCGGGCTCGGCACCCAGACGCTGCCCTGGCTGGTCGGCGAGGGCTGGGCCAAGCGCATCGTGCTGGCCGGCCTGCGCGTCGATGCCGAGACGGCGCTGCGCATCGGCCTGGTCGAGGAGCTGGTGGAGACCGGCGCCGCGCGCGAGGCCGGCATCGAGCTGGCGCGCCGCGTGGCAGCTCTCGCGCCGCGCGCCACCGAATCGAGCAAGGCGCTGATCGCGCTGGCGCGGCAGGGCGTGCCCTTCGATGCCGCCGTCGCGCTGGAGCGCGAACGTTTCGTCGACCTGTTCGACACCGGCGAGCCGCGCGAAGGCGTGGCCGCCTTCTTCGGCAAGCGTCGCCCCGACTGGCACGCTGCCCATCACGGAGACAAGCAATGAGCATGGCGCTACAGGCATCCATGGTTTCTTCCGCCTCGGCGCCGGCGGCCGAGGCGTCAACGGCGTCCACCTCGGCCGGCGCGGCTGCTGCGGCCAGCAACGGCCCCGACGTGACGATGCGCGTGATCAATCGCGTCGCCGTCATCACGCTCGACCGGCCGGCCGCGCTGAACGCGCTCTCGCACGCGATGGTGCGCGAGCTCGCGGTGCTGGTGGAGCGCTGCCGCGCTGACCCGCAGATCCTCGCCATCGTGCTGCGCGGCGCCGGCGAGAAGGGCTTCTGCGCGGGCGGCGACGTGCGCGCGCTGTATCACGAGGCGAAGGCCGGCTCGCGCGACTGGCTGCAATTCTTCATCGACGAATACCGGCTCGACTACGCGCTGCACACCTTTCCGAAGCCGGTGGTGGCGCTGATGGACGGCATCACCATGGGCGGCGGCATGGGGCTCGCGCAGGGCGCCGCGCTGCGCGTGACCACCGAGCGCAGCAAGCTGGCGATGCCGGAAACGCGCATCGGCTTCGTGCCCGACGTGGGCGCCACGCACTTCCTGTCGGCGCTGCCGGTGGAGCTGGCGCTCTACATCGGGCTGACCGGCGTGACCTTGTCGGGCGCCGATGCATTGGTCGCCCGTCTCGCCGATCTTTGCGTGCCGGCCTCGTGGCTGGAGACCTTCGAGCAGCGCCTGGAACGTGCCGAGCTGGGCGGGCCCGACCTGCCGGGCGCGCTGCGCGCGGTGTTCGAGCCGCCCTGCAACATCGTTCCGCATGCCGCGCTGGATGGTCAGCTACCCTGGATCGTCCGGCACTTCGACCGGCGCTCCAGCGTCGAGCGGATCGTCGCCACGCTGCGCCACGATCTCGGCCGCGAGGAGAGCAGCCGCGAATACCGGCAATGGCTGCAGGCCACGCTCGATGCGCTGACCGGCCATTCGCCGACCATGCTGCTGGTCACGCGCGATGCGCTGCTGCGTGGGCGCCAGATGACGCTGGCCGAATCGTTCCGCATGGAGCTGTCGATCGGCTCGCGCGCGATCGAGGACGGCGATTTCGTCGAGGGCGTTCGCGCGCACCTGGTGGACAAGGATCGCCGTCCGCGCTGGGCGCCGGCCACGCTGACGGAAGTGCGCGGTGAGCGGGTGCGGCATTTCCTGAGCTCGCCGTGGAAGCTGGAGGCGCATCCGCTGGCGGACCTGGGGCAGGAGTGAGACGCGCGATCCGGATCAACGCCGGATCGAAACGAAAGGGGTGGAGAGCGAAAGCTTTCCACCCCTTTTTTCTTGACGATCCCTGCTCCGGCATTGGCAATGCCTATTGATTGATGCAAATCGTTTTATCTCGGAATGAACCCGGTCCGTGAAAATAGGTAGAACGGTTTTTGCGATCCTGAAATGAGGGATTCAGCTGAAAGGCTGGTGAAATGAATTTTGCTTTCATCAATTAATCGATGAATATTTAAGGATTCCATCGACAATCGAAATTCGAATATTTATCGCTTCTGGTCGATTGGGTTGTTGATATAATCGCTCCGCCTGTCACGCCCCGGCCTCATGGGCGAAGGGTTTGCCGGTTGACGTTCCCCACGAAGGGGCATGGCGCGCCGGCGGCCGATACACAGGAGCGCTCTCGCAGTATTTCAATACGCACCTCGCGTGGTCTCGCCTGTAGTCATCATCCGTGGCTGTTCATGGCGGCATATCGCCTAGGGCGATGTGTCGTCATTATTACGATCAAGGACGTGTATGAAAGACCTGACTCAAGGATCCATTACTCGCCATATTGTCACGATGGCGGTGCCGATTGCGATTGGCATGATATTTCAGGCCCTATATTATCTGGTCGATCTGTATTTCGTCGGCCGACTCGGCGAGGACGCGCTGGCCGGGGTGGGCGCGGCGGGCAACGTGACCTTCCTGGTGCTCGCGCTCACGCAGGTGCTCGGCGTCGGCACCGTCGCCCTTATCGCGCAGGCCGCCGGCCGCAAGGATCGCGACAGCGCGAACCTGGTGTTCAACCAGGCGGTGGCCTTGTCGGCCGTGAGCGGCATCGTGGTGCTGGTGCTTGGTTATGCGCTGACCACCCTCTATCTGCGCTCGATTTCGTCGGACGCGGCGACCATCGCCGCGGGCCGCACCTACCTCTACTGGTACATGCCCGGCCTGGCCCTGCAATTCGCCCTGGTGGCGATGGGCTCGGCGCTGCGCGGCACCGGTATCGTGCAGCCCACGCTGACGGTGCAGTTGCTCAGCGTCGTGCTCAACGCGATCCTCGCCCCGATCCTGATCGCGGGCTGGCTGACCGGCGCGCCGATGGGCGTGGCCGGCGCCGGCCTCGCCACCACCATCTCGCTGGCGGTCGCCACGCTCGCGCTGTGGGGCTATTTCCGCAAGCTGGAGCGTTTTGTCGGTTTCGACGGCTCGCTGCTCACGCCGCGCCTGGGCGAGTGGCGCCGCATCCTCGGCATCGGCCTGCCGGCCGGTGGCGAATATGCGCTGCTGTTCCTGTTCTCGGCGCTCGCCTACTGGGCGATCCGCGATTTCGGCGCCGCGGCCCAGGCCGGCTTCGGCGCCGGTTCGCGCCTGCTGCAGGGCTTGATCCTGCCGGGCCTGGCGATTTCGTTCGCGGCCGGCCCGATCATCGGCCAGAACTTCGGCGCCGGCAACGTCGAGCGCGTGCGCGGCACGTTCCGCTCGGCCGTGGTGCTGGTGAGCGTCGTCATGGTGCCGCTCGCGATCGCCGTCTACGCCTTCGCGCCGAGCCTCGTCACGGTGTTCTCGAAGGACGCCGGCGTGATCGGCCAGGGTAGCGCGTTCCTGCATATCGTGGCCTGGAACTTCATCGCCCAGGGCATCATCTTCACCTGCTCTAGCGTGTTCCAGGGGCTCGGCAACACCCGCCCGTCCCTGCTCAGCTCGTCGGTGCGCCTGCTGGCCTTCGCGCTGCCCACCATCTGGATCGCGATGCGCGGCAATTTCGCGATCGAATTGATCTGGTATTTCTCGCTGGCCAGCATGTTCATCCAGGCGGCCGTCAGCCTGCTGCTGCTGCGGCGCCAGTTCGACCTGCGCCTGTCGGGCGCGATGCCCGCCGCGACCTGAGGCAGACCCGGGGCAGGCTGCCCCGGGCGGCCGGCACCGGCCGGCCGCCGATTCGATTAGGAGGCTCGCAGGTGAACCAACCCGGCATCGCATTCCTGTTCTCCGGGCAGGGCGCGCAGTACCACGGCATGGGCCAGCCGCTCTACGAGCAGGCCCCGGTGTTTCGCCGCGAGATGGACCGGCTCGACGCGGTGGTGCGCGATCTGGCCGGCCTGTCGCTGGTCGATCGACTCTATCGCGAGGGGCGCCCCAGGTCCGAGCCGCTGGATCGAACGCTGTACAGCCATCCCGCGATCTTCATGGTCGAATATGCGCTCGCGCGCCTGCTGATCGAGTCGGGCGTCGAGCCCGATGCGGCGCTCGGCGCGAGCCTCGGCGCATTCATCGCGGCGGCGGTGGCCGGCTGCCTCGCGCCCGACGATGCGCTGGCGCTGCTGATCGGCCATGTTCAGGCGCTCGAGGCGCATTGCGAGCCCGGCACCATGATCGCGGTGTTCGCGCCGTCCAGCTGGCTCGAAGCCTCGGGTTTCGGCGATCGTGCCGAACTCGCGGCGCTCGGCATCGACGCGCATTGCGTCGTGTCCGCGCGGCTCGCCGACGCGCTCGAGATCGAGCGCTGCCTGGGTGAGCAGGACATCGTCTACCAGCGCCTGCCGGTTTCGTTTCCGTTCCACTCGCGCTGGACCCGCGCGGCCGCCGCGCCGATGGCCGCGCGGCTCGACGCGATCGGCCTGCGCGCCGGCCGGTTCCCGATCGCCTGCTCGACCGGGGAGGGCCTGGTCTCGCCGCTTCGAGGCGAGCACCTGATCGCCGCGCTGCGCGAACCGATCCGTTTCCAGCATACGCTGCGCATCGTCGATGCGGCGCGCGAGTTCGCCTATGTCGACGTCGGGCCGTCCGGCACGCTCGCGGCGCAGGCGCGCTCCGCCTGCACGCAGGCCGCGGCGGCCGGCCGGATCCATACCACCATGTCGATGTATGCCCGCGATGTCGAGAACGTCGCGGCGGTGGTGTCCGCGCTCGGCGGCCGGCACCGGTCGGCGGCCTGAGCCCGGTCGGCCAGCGGCGGCGCGGGCGTCATGAACGAGCTTCCCGGCAGGTCCTGCCCGTCTTTCGACGCCACGCCGCGCGTCGATCTCTGGTGCGCGTGCCCGGCCGATATCGACGATCCCCGGCTGCTCCACGCCTATCGCGCCTTGCTCAGCGAAGCGGAGCGCGAGCGCCAGGATCGCTTCCTGTTCGCGCGCGATCGGCATCGCGATCTCGTCACGCGCGCGCTGGTGCGCATCGTGCTCTCGCGCTACGCCGACCTCGCGCCCGAGGCCTGGCGTTTCGTGCCGAACCGCTATGGCCGTCCCGGCATCGCCAACCCGGCCGCGGGCTTGCGCGATCTCTCGTTCAACATCTCGCACGGGGGCGCTCGCGTGATCGTGGCGGTGGCGCGCGGCATCCAGGTCGGCGTCGATACCGAGAGCATTGCCGCGCGCCCGGCCCCGCTGGCGATCGCCGAGCGCTACTTCTCGCGCGACGAGGCGGAGGCGCTCGAGGCGCTTCCGGCCGCGCTGCGGCAACAGCGCTTCTACGAGACCTGGACCCTCAAGGAAGCCTATGTGAAGGCGCGCTCGATGGGGATGTGGCTGCCCTTCGAGCAGGTCGCGTTTCACTTCGAGGGCGAGCGGCACGTGCGGCTCGCCCTCGGCGCCTCGCTCGGCGACAGCGCGTCGCGCTGGCAACTCTCGCAGCTCTGGCCCGACGACGAGCACGTGGTGTCCGTCTGTGCCGGCTGCGGGGCGGATACGATGCCGTCGCTGCATGCGACGGCGATCGTGCCCTGGGTCTCGGAGGCGCCGCTCGGCTTTCGCCTCGCTCGCAGCTCGACGGCCGCGGCGATGCCGGCTCAGGCTCAGGCGGGCCGAACCTCGGTCAGGTCGAAATAACCGTGGTACCCCTCCAGGTAGATCGCCGCGCGATGACCGAACAGCGGAACGGCCGGCGTGCGCGTGACCAGCACGGAGTCGTAGGTATCCACGCGCACGCGGGTGCCGACGGGATGCAGGCGGTTCCAGGCGCTGATTCGCTGCTGCACGTCCTGCAGCAACGCGGCGCGGTCGTAGCGCGGCGCCGCTTCGTGAGTCGCGTCATGAGCCGACTCATGAGCCGACTCATGAGCCGACTCGTGCCCCGGGTTCCGCGCCTCGGCCGCGAGGCCCGTCGCGGCCGGTAGCACCGCGGGCGCGACGTCCGCCGGCAGCGGATGCTTGCGGATCTCGGCGACCAGGCGTGTCAGGACCTGCCCGGGTCCGATCTCCACGTAGTCGGTCTCGCCGGTGGCGAGCAGCGTCTGGATGGTGCGCGTCCACTGCACCGAATGCGTGATCTGCCGGGCCAGGCGCGCGGCGATGTCGTCGCCCGGATAGGGACGGGCGTCGACATTCGCGATCACCGGTATGGCCGGCGTGGTGAAGCGAATCTCGCTCAGGAAGGTCTCGAATTCGCGCCGGGCCGCATCCATGTAGCGGGAATGGAACGCGCCGCTGGTGTTGAGCGGCACGTAGCGCGCGATGCCGTCGAACGCGCGTTCGGCGCTCGCGATATCGGCGACCAGTCCGGACAGGATCGTCTGGTTCGGCGAATTGAGATTGGCGATGTCGATCGTCTCCAGGCCGGCCTCGCGCAGCACCGCGCGGATGCGCGCCTCGTCGACGCCGATCACGGCGGCCATCGCGCCTTTCGGCGCGGTGCTCATCAGCGCGCCGCGCCGCGCGACCAGGCGCAGCCCGTCCTCGAACGACACCGCGCCGGCGGCTTGCAGCGCGTTGTATTCGCCGAGGCTGTGGCCAGCCAGCCAGGCCGGCGCGGCGCCGCCCTCGTCGCGGTAGCGCCGGAACGAAAGGGCGTTGACGACGTAGAGCGCGGGTTGCGTGTAGCGCGTGTTGTTGAGCTGCCGCTCGGGATCGTCGACGCAGAGCGCGCGGATCGAATAACCGAGGATCCCGTCCGCCGCGGCGGTCAGTTCCGGATACCGATCGAACAGGGCTTCGCCCATGCCCTTCGCCTGCGAGCCCTGGCCGGGAAACATCAAGACGCTCATCGTGCCACCTCCGGTGTCGTATCAGTGATGGAAGCGCTGCCGTCCACCGGCGCGGGCGGACGGCGGCATTGCAAGGCTGCCGGCGCGTGCTGCGGGCGCTGGCGTGTCAGTTGCCGGGCGGCGTTCGCACCGTGCCGATGCGCTCGGCGATCGCCTCGGCCGCGCGCAGCAGCGCGGCATCGCCGCCAGGGCGGCCGAGCGCCTGCAGCGCGATCGGCAGGCCCGCCGCATCCTGGCCGATCGGGATGGTCACGCTCGGGCATCCCAGCAGGTTCGCCGCGAACGCGTAGCCGCCCGCCGCGTTCCAGTAGCCGGCCTGCACGCGCTTGCCTTCCGAAACCAGGTTCAATGCGCGCGCGCCCGACTGGTGCGGGAAGGCGACCGTCGGCGTGGCCGGGATCACCCAGGCGTCGATGCCGTCCGCGAAGGCCTGGTAGGCGTCGATCTGCGTGCGCTGCCAGGCCTTGACCTTGGCGTAGCTGCCCGCCAGGCCGCCGCCGAACAGCGAACGCAGCGTCTCGGCCAGGCGGAACGCGAAATGCACGCCGGGCTTGAGTTCGCGCGGCGTGAACTCGTACAGGCTGAGCAGCAGGTAGTGGTAGTTGACGCGGCGCGGGTCGAACGGCGGCTCGCGGCGCTCGACCTGGAGGCCGGTGGCGGACAGCAGGTCGCGCGCGCGGGCGAGCGCGGCCCGCACCGAATCGTCGACCGGCACGGCGGCGAACGGGTCGGTCCAGGCGATGCGCGTGGCGGCGGGCGCGGGCGCGTCGGCCAGGGCGTCGCCCGACAACACGCGATAGGCCAGCCGCAGGTCGCGTACCGAGCGCGCGATCGGTCCGATCGTCGTCAGGCTGTCGGCATGACCTTCGCCGCTTGCCAGTGGGGGAATCACGCCGTCGCCGGGGACCGCCGCCAGCGAGGGCTTGAAGCCGTAGACGCCGCAATAGGCGGCCGGCACGCGGATGCTGCCGCCGGTGTCGGTGCCGATGCCGAGCGGCACCAGGCCGAGCGCCACGGCCGCCGCGTCGCCGCCCGAGCTGCCCCCGGCGGTGCGCGAGGCGTCCCAGGGGTTGCTGGTGCGCCCGAACACGGGGTTGTTGGTCTGCAGGTCGCTGCACAGCGTCGCGCAGTTGGTCTTGCCGATCACGATCGCGCCGGCGGCCCGCAGGCGGGCCACCGCGGTGGCGTCGCGCTCGGGCACCTGGTCGCGCAGCGGCGCGTGGCCGGCCGTGGTGCGCATTCCCTCGGTGAAGATCGCGTCCTTGACCGTGATGGGCAGGCCATGCAGCAGCCCGGCCGGCTGCCCTGCCGCGAGCCGGGCGTCGGCCGCGCGCGCCTCGTTCATGGCTCGTTCGGCGTCGAGCGTGACGATCGCGTTGACGCGCGGATTCAGCCGTTCGATGCGGGCCAGGCTCGCCGCGACGGCATCCTGCGCGGTGCGCCGCCCGCCGCGGAGGTCCGCCAGCAGCGCGCTGGCATCGGTCGATTCGAGGTCGAGTTCGGGAGTCATGACGAGGTGTCCTCAGTGTTGGCCGAGGCGCTCGAGCGCCTGGTCGAGGTCGGCGACGAAGAACACCTGCCGTCCACGATTGCTCTCGACGATGAAGTCGTGGAGCGGGCCGTGGTCGAAGCGCGAGAAATCGCCGACGATCGCGATTCGCGTGCGGTAGTTGACGAACATCTGCAGGATTTCGCCGGCCACGCCGGTGCGCAGCACCAGGAAGTCGGGATGCAGGCAGCCTTCGTCGATCGCGATACCGGCCAGGTCGCGGTGGCCGTGGCCGAAGATCACGTCCAGCGCGTCCTGGCGCGAGCGCACCGGCGCATCGGTCGCGCTCACGTGCACCACGCGGGTTGCCTGTCGTTCGATCAGATTCGCTTCCATCAATGCACTCGTTGGGGTTGAGGATCGGGAACCGGGCGCTCGATGTCCTCGTCGAGCAAGGTGTCGAGTCGCGCCTGAAGGTCGTCGTCGCCGAGTTCGCTGCCGATCTCGGCAAAGCGCGGCTGCAGCGCGGCGAGGCGCTGGGCGTCGCCGGCCCGGGCCGCGCGAGTCCAGACCCGGGCGAGATGGGGCAGGGCATCGGCATGACGTCCGCGCTGGATGTCGAGATCGGCTTGCAGCCCCGCGATCGCCTCCTCGAGCGCGGCCGCGTCCTCGCGCGCGCGCAGGCGCTCGAGCAGGCCCAGCGCGGCCTCGGTCTCGCCGCGCTGGGCGCGGGCCATCGCGATCTCGAACCATTGCCGCGCGCGCAGGCCCGGCGGCGCTCCGGCATCGGGAATCTCGTCGAGGCAGGCGTTCTCGCAGGCTCGCGCGCGCTCGGGCGAGCCGTTCGCGAGATGGCAGCGCGCCAGCGTGCGCAGCAGGTTCGCCATCGGCAGCCAGGCCTCGCGGCGGCGGTACAGCGCCAGCAATCGCTCGTCGACGTCGATCGCCTCGCTCCATTCACGGCGGCGCTGGTGCAGCCGCGAGACGAAGCCTGCCGCCTGCTCGAACACGCCCGCCTCGCGATCGTCGAGCGAGCCGTCGTGCGCGTCGAGCCAGCCGCGCCACGCGCGCGCGCCCTCGGCCAGCGCATCCACCTCGAGCGAATCGCCGCCGGCCAGCGCGTCGCCGGCCAGCACCAGCCAGGCCAGCGCCTGGTCGGTGCGGTCGTCGGCGGGCGCGGCGGGCGTGCGCGCCAGCAGGTCGACTGACCATTCGGCGATTTCCGCGCCCAGTCCCGCGCGGCGCATCAGTTGCTCGAAGGCGCGCTTGGTGTTCAGGAAGGCACGCGGCTCGCCGCCGAACCAGAGCGACTCGAAGGCGCCGCGCCAATGGCGGCGGTTCAGCAGCAGGTAATGCGTGAGCGGCGGATTGTCGTTGGCGGCCAGGTGCAGGCTCAGCAGCCGCAGCCCCTCGGCCAGCATCCGGCCGAAGGCCGCGTCGATGGCGGCATCGGCCTGGG
It contains:
- a CDS encoding MATE family efflux transporter gives rise to the protein MAVPIAIGMIFQALYYLVDLYFVGRLGEDALAGVGAAGNVTFLVLALTQVLGVGTVALIAQAAGRKDRDSANLVFNQAVALSAVSGIVVLVLGYALTTLYLRSISSDAATIAAGRTYLYWYMPGLALQFALVAMGSALRGTGIVQPTLTVQLLSVVLNAILAPILIAGWLTGAPMGVAGAGLATTISLAVATLALWGYFRKLERFVGFDGSLLTPRLGEWRRILGIGLPAGGEYALLFLFSALAYWAIRDFGAAAQAGFGAGSRLLQGLILPGLAISFAAGPIIGQNFGAGNVERVRGTFRSAVVLVSVVMVPLAIAVYAFAPSLVTVFSKDAGVIGQGSAFLHIVAWNFIAQGIIFTCSSVFQGLGNTRPSLLSSSVRLLAFALPTIWIAMRGNFAIELIWYFSLASMFIQAAVSLLLLRRQFDLRLSGAMPAAT
- a CDS encoding acyltransferase domain-containing protein, which translates into the protein MNQPGIAFLFSGQGAQYHGMGQPLYEQAPVFRREMDRLDAVVRDLAGLSLVDRLYREGRPRSEPLDRTLYSHPAIFMVEYALARLLIESGVEPDAALGASLGAFIAAAVAGCLAPDDALALLIGHVQALEAHCEPGTMIAVFAPSSWLEASGFGDRAELAALGIDAHCVVSARLADALEIERCLGEQDIVYQRLPVSFPFHSRWTRAAAAPMAARLDAIGLRAGRFPIACSTGEGLVSPLRGEHLIAALREPIRFQHTLRIVDAAREFAYVDVGPSGTLAAQARSACTQAAAAGRIHTTMSMYARDVENVAAVVSALGGRHRSAA
- a CDS encoding CoA-acylating methylmalonate-semialdehyde dehydrogenase, with amino-acid sequence MNATPMPRAGQSLPTVKLLIDGEFVESDTREWREIVNPATQEVLARVPFATVAEVDAAVRAAHAAFAQWKSTPIGARMRIMLKYQDLIRANQQRIARTLTAEQGKTLPDAEGDIFRGLEVVEHACSIGSLQLGEFAENVAGSVDTYTLRQPLGVCAGITPFNFPAMIPLWMFPMALVCGNTFVLKPSEQDPLSTMELVELAIEAGVPKGVLNVVHGGKEVVDAICTHELVKAVSFVGSTAVGTHVYRLAGEHGKRVQSMMGAKNHAVVLPDANREQTLNALAGAAFGAAGQRCMATSVAVLVGAARDWLPDLVARAKTLKVNAGVEPGTDVGPLVSKAAKARVLSLIEEGVAAGATLALDGRGVTVPGYEDGNFVGPTVFTDVKTDMSIYTKEIFGPVLVVLSADTLDEAIALVNANPFGNGVGLFTQSGAAARKFQSEIDIGQVGINIPIPVPVPYFSFTGSRGSKLGDLGPYGKQVVQFYTQTKTVTARWFDDDATAGAVNTTIRLG
- a CDS encoding 4'-phosphopantetheinyl transferase family protein, which gives rise to MNELPGRSCPSFDATPRVDLWCACPADIDDPRLLHAYRALLSEAERERQDRFLFARDRHRDLVTRALVRIVLSRYADLAPEAWRFVPNRYGRPGIANPAAGLRDLSFNISHGGARVIVAVARGIQVGVDTESIAARPAPLAIAERYFSRDEAEALEALPAALRQQRFYETWTLKEAYVKARSMGMWLPFEQVAFHFEGERHVRLALGASLGDSASRWQLSQLWPDDEHVVSVCAGCGADTMPSLHATAIVPWVSEAPLGFRLARSSTAAAMPAQAQAGRTSVRSK
- a CDS encoding enoyl-CoA hydratase/isomerase family protein, which translates into the protein MSMALQASMVSSASAPAAEASTASTSAGAAAAASNGPDVTMRVINRVAVITLDRPAALNALSHAMVRELAVLVERCRADPQILAIVLRGAGEKGFCAGGDVRALYHEAKAGSRDWLQFFIDEYRLDYALHTFPKPVVALMDGITMGGGMGLAQGAALRVTTERSKLAMPETRIGFVPDVGATHFLSALPVELALYIGLTGVTLSGADALVARLADLCVPASWLETFEQRLERAELGGPDLPGALRAVFEPPCNIVPHAALDGQLPWIVRHFDRRSSVERIVATLRHDLGREESSREYRQWLQATLDALTGHSPTMLLVTRDALLRGRQMTLAESFRMELSIGSRAIEDGDFVEGVRAHLVDKDRRPRWAPATLTEVRGERVRHFLSSPWKLEAHPLADLGQE
- a CDS encoding enoyl-CoA hydratase, giving the protein MIELTEIDGGAIALLTLSRPPANAFTAEGLAELERSVARLEATPALRALVITGAGPKFFCGGADLDTFAGGDHAVARAMAARFGAAFAKLQAARFVTIAAINGYAMGGGLECALACDMRIAERHAQMALPEPAVGLLPCGLGTQTLPWLVGEGWAKRIVLAGLRVDAETALRIGLVEELVETGAAREAGIELARRVAALAPRATESSKALIALARQGVPFDAAVALERERFVDLFDTGEPREGVAAFFGKRRPDWHAAHHGDKQ
- the mmsB gene encoding 3-hydroxyisobutyrate dehydrogenase yields the protein MKIGFIGLGHMGAPMALNLVKAGHEVRAFDLSEDALRLVADGGATLAGSAREAAEGAEFVITMLPAAVHVRRALTDENGVLAGLAPGATVIDSSTIDPASAQAFGELVRERGGAFVDAPVSGGTGGAAAGTLTFMVGGSVTEFERVTPVLTGMGRNVVHCGPTGMGQVAKVCNNLVLGISMAGVAEAMSLGVALGIDPKVLGGILNTSTGRCWSADTYNPYPGVIETAPSSRGYTGGFGTDLMLKDLGLANDAAKQVRQPVYLGALAQQLYQTVSSRGDGRLDFSAVIRLYQMPASKDSR